A portion of the Diprion similis isolate iyDipSimi1 chromosome 4, iyDipSimi1.1, whole genome shotgun sequence genome contains these proteins:
- the LOC124405122 gene encoding spidroin-1-like, protein MIKTTAILLALALCATASFQRGSSGRQQVGRGSQGGRGEGLGTWQQIVSSGLGQSVIWRQGGIGGVQAGIGEQGGFGGSQQRGFGGLEESRWQQGGIAGVQAGVGEQGGFGGSQQRGFGGLGESRWQQGGIAGVQAGVGEQRGFGGSQQRGFGGLGESRWQQGGIGGVQAGIGGKLRGYGGQRESRLQQGAIGGAQAGISEQVVGFGGRQGAFGGKQAELGGQQIRLGGQQAAFGGQQGGFGGRLGGYGGQGESRWRQGAIGGAQAGITEQVVGFGGRQEAFGGKLGGLDGQQIRLGGQEVALRGPIGFGGQQGGFGGQQKGFGGQGESGFEQGAIRPIQEANTEQVVGFGNQQGAFAGKQGGFGGQDVAFGGLQGFGGQQGAFGGNQEGFSAQQIGLGRLEAVGEQTGLDCQQGGFGEQQGGFGEQQGGFTRENGGYVY, encoded by the exons ATGATCAAGACCACGGCAATTTTATTAGCTCTTGCGCTCTGCGCTACTGCCTCGT tccagAGAGGATCTAGCGGTAGGCAACAAGTAGGCAGAGGGTCACAAGGTGGACGAGGAGAAGGACTCGGTACTTGGCAGCAGATAGTATCTAGTGGACTGGGACAATCTGTAATTTGGCGGCAAGGAGGAATTGGCGGAGTGCAGGCAGGAATTGGTGAACaaggaggattcggtggttcACAGCAGAGAGGATTTGGAGGACTGGAAGAATCCCGTTGGCAGCAAGGAGGAATCGCTGGAGTCCAGGCAGGAGTTGGTGAACAAGGAGGATTTGGTGGTTCGCAGCAGAGAGGATTTGGAGGACTGGGAGAATCCCGTTGGCAGCAAGGAGGAATCGCTGGAGTCCAGGCAGGAGTTGGTGAACAAAGAGGATTTGGTGGTTCGCAGCAGAGAGGATTTGGCGGACTGGGAGAATCTCGTTGGCAACAAGGAGGGATCGGCGGTGTGCAGGCAGGAATTGGTGGAAAACTAAGAGGATATGGTGGTCAAAGAGAATCTCGTTTGCAACAAGGAGCAATCGGTGGAGCGCAAGCAGGAATTAGTGAACAAGTTGTAGGATTCGGTGGAAGGCAAGGAGCTTTCGGTGGAAAACAAGCAGAGCTTGGTGGGCAGCAAATTAGACTCGGTGGACAACAAGCAGCTTTCGGTGGACAGCAAGGAGGATTCGGTGGAAGACTAGGAGGATATGGTGGACAAGGAGAATCTCGTTGGCGACAAGGAGCTATCGGTGGAGCGCAAGCGGGAATCACTGAACAGGTTGTAGGATTTGGTGGAAGGCAAGAAGCGTTCGGTGGAAAACTTGGAGGACTTGATGGGCAGCAAATCAGACTCGGTGGACAAGAAGTAGCACTTCGTGGACCGATAGGATTCGGTGGACAGCAAGGAGGATTTGGAGGACAGCAAAAAGGATTTGGTGGACAAGGAGAATCTGGTTTCGAACAAGGAGCAATCAGGCCAATCCAAGAGGCAAACACTGAACAAGTTGTAGGATTTGGTAATCAGCAAGGAGCATTTGCAGGAAAGCAAGGAGGATTCGGCGGACAGGATGTAGCATTTGGTGGATTGCAAGGATTCGGTGGACAGCAAGGAGCATTTGGTGGAAATCAAGAAGGATTCAGTGCCCAGCAAATTGGTCTCGGTAGACTAGAGGCAGTCGGTGAACAGACAGGATTGGATTGTCAGCAAGGAGGATTTGGTGAACAGCAAGGAGGATTTGGTGAACAGCAAGGAGGATTCACCAGAGAGAATGGCGGATATGTATACTAG
- the LOC124405125 gene encoding spidroin-1-like, producing the protein MIKTATILLALALCATASFPRGSSGRQQGGRGSQGGRGEGLGGWQQSGSGGVGQSVIWQQGGIGGAQAEIGEQGGFGGSQQRGFGGQGESRWQQGGIDGVQAGVGEQGGFRGSQQRGFGGLGESRWQQGGIGGAQAGIGGKLGGYGGQRESRLQQGAIGGAQAGISEQVVGFGGRQGAFGGKQAELGGQQIRLGGQQAAFGGQQGGFGGRLGGYGGQGESRWRQGAIGGAQAGITEQVVGFGGRQEAFGGKLGGLDGQQIRLGGQEVALRGPIGFGGQQGGFGGQQKGFGGQGESGFEQGAIRPIQEGIIEQVVGFGNEQGAFGGKQEGFVAQQFGLGGLEAFGGQAGFGWQQGGLGEQREEFGGLNGRFVY; encoded by the exons ATGATCAAGACCGCGACGATTTTACTCGCTCTTGCGCTGTGCGCTACAGCCTCGT tcccaAGAGGATCTAGCGGTAGGCAACAAGGAGGCAGAGGGTCCCAAGGTGGACGAGGAGAAGGACTCGGTGGTTGGCAGCAGAGCGGATCTGGTGGAGTTGGACAATCTGTAATTTGGCAGCAAGGAGGAATCGGCGGAGCGCAGGCAGAAATTGGTGAACAAGGCGGATTCGGTGGTTCGCAGCAGAGAGGATTTGGCGGACAGGGAGAATCCCGTTGGCAGCAAGGAGGAATCGATGGAGTCCAGGCAGGAGTTGGTGAACAAGGAGGATTCCGTGGTTCGCAGCAGAGAGGATTTGGCGGACTGGGAGAATCTCGTTGGCAACAAGGAGGGATCGGCGGTGCGCAGGCAGGAATTGGTGGAAAACTAGGAGGATATGGTGGTCAAAGAGAATCTCGTTTGCAACAAGGAGCAATCGGTGGAGCGCAAGCGGGAATTAGTGAACAAGTTGTAGGATTCGGTGGAAGGCAAGGAGCTTTCGGTGGAAAACAAGCAGAGCTTGGTGGGCAGCAAATTAGACTCGGTGGACAACAAGCAGCTTTCGGTGGACAGCAAGGAGGATTCGGTGGAAGACTAGGAGGATATGGTGGACAAGGAGAATCTCGTTGGCGACAAGGAGCTATCGGTGGAGCGCAAGCGGGAATCACTGAACAGGTTGTAGGATTTGGTGGAAGGCAAGAAGCGTTCGGTGGAAAACTTGGAGGACTTGATGGGCAGCAAATCAGACTCGGTGGACAAGAAGTAGCACTTCGTGGACCGATAGGATTCGGTGGACAGCAAGGAGGATTTGGAGGACAGCAAAAAGGATTTGGTGGACAAGGAGAATCTGGTTTCGAACAAGGAGCAATCAGGCCAATCCAAGAGGGAATCATTGAACAAGTTGTAGGATTTGGTAATGAGCAAGGAGCATTCGGTGGAAAACAAGAAGGATTCGTTGCCCAGCAATTTGGACTTGGTGGACTAGAGGCATTCGGTGGACAGGCAGGATTTGGTTGGCAGCAAGGAGGACTTGGTGAACAGCGAGAAGAATTCGGCGGACTGAATGGCCGCTTTGTATACTAG
- the LOC124405901 gene encoding 50 kDa spicule matrix protein-like encodes MIKTATILLALALCATASYQRGSNGWQRGGRGFQGGRGEGLGGWQQRGFGGQGESGWQQGGIGGAQAGVGEQGGFGGQRGGFGGWQQRGFGGQGESGWQQGGIGGAQAGNGEQAGFGGQQGGFGGQQGGFGGKQGGFGGLGESRWQQGAISGAQTGISEQLGGFGGQQGAFGGKQGGFGAQQVRLGEPEVEFGGLGVLGGQQGGLGSRQYAGLGGQNGGYVY; translated from the exons ATGATCAAAACCGCGACGATTTTACTCGCCCTTGCGCTGTGCGCCACAGCCTCGT ACCAGAGAGGATCCAACGGTTGGCAACGAGGAGGCAGAGGGTTCCAAGGTGGACGAGGAGAAGGACTCGGTGGTTGGCAGCAGAGAGGATTTGGCGGACAGGGAGAATCTGGTTGGCAGCAAGGAGGAATCGGTGGAGCGCAA GCAGGAGTTGGTGAACAAGGAGGATTCGGTGGACAGcgtggaggattcggtggttgGCAGCAGAGAGGATTTGGCGGACAAGGAGAATCTGGTTGGCAGCAAGGAGGAATCGGTGGAGCGCAAGCTGGAAATGGTGAACAAGCAG GATTCGGTGGACAGCAAGGAGGATTCGGTGGACAGCAAGGAGGTTTCGGTGGAAAACAAGGAGGATTC GGCGGACTGGGAGAATCTCGTTGGCAGCAAGGAGCAATTAGCGGAGCGCAAACGGGAATCAGTGAACAACTTGGAGGATTTGGCGGACAGCAAGGAGCATTCGGTGGGAAACAAGGAGGATTCGGTGCCCAGCAAGTCCGACTTGGCGAACCGGAAGTGGAATTTGGTGGACTAGGAGTACTCGGCGGACAGCAGGGAGGACTTGGTAGCAGACAGTATGCAGGACTCGGTGGACAGAATGGCGGATATGTATACTAG
- the LOC124405133 gene encoding abscisic acid and environmental stress-inducible protein-like, protein MIKAVIVLVVALVALASAFPHGGGYGGAGGGYNSGYSGGFSNGGYSNGGYNNGGYNNGGLAGWGREGSWGGNSGLGGYQSGYYPSSGSYNGGYNQGFGGYQQHGHQGGFGGYY, encoded by the exons atGATCAAGGCAGTGATTGTCCTCGTCGTAGCCCTCGTGGCCCTCGCCTCAGCCTTCC CTCACGGAGGTGGATACGGCGGTGCCGGCGGTGGATACAACAGTGGATACAGCGGTGGATTCAGCAACGGTGGATACAGCAACGGTGGCTACAACAACGGTGGATACAACAACGGTGGTCTCGCAGGATGGGGAAGGGAGGGTTCATGGGGCGGTAACTCAGGATTGGGAGGATACCAGTCAGGATACTACCCGTCATCAGGATCGTACAACGGAGGATACAACCAGGGATTCGGAGGATACCAGCAACACGGACATCAGGGAGGATTCGGAGGATACTATTAG